The Streptomyces achromogenes genome window below encodes:
- a CDS encoding cupin domain-containing protein gives MNSAVTDKLRCERITKFRDVIPGDGPGRLSSPAGDLVRFANGDTYRFAAYWDCLPGGPCRGNHYHLDKTEVMFVISGELRAAYYDLDTGQRFDTVLVAGDLVTVHPRLVHSYMALSPTQVVEVASHAYSPSDTHPYVLL, from the coding sequence ATGAACTCCGCTGTCACCGACAAGCTGCGCTGTGAGCGCATCACGAAATTCCGCGACGTCATACCCGGCGACGGTCCGGGCAGGCTCTCCTCTCCCGCGGGGGATCTCGTGAGGTTCGCCAACGGCGACACCTACCGGTTCGCCGCGTACTGGGACTGCCTGCCGGGCGGACCGTGCCGCGGCAACCACTACCACCTCGACAAGACCGAGGTGATGTTCGTGATCTCCGGCGAACTGAGAGCCGCCTACTACGACCTCGACACCGGCCAGCGCTTCGACACCGTGCTGGTCGCCGGGGACCTGGTCACCGTCCACCCGCGCCTCGTGCACAGCTACATGGCGCTCAGCCCCACCCAGGTGGTGGAGGTGGCCTCGCACGCCTACTCGCCGAGCGACACGCATCCCTACGTGTTGCTCTGA
- a CDS encoding MFS transporter, whose protein sequence is MTALEATSSGEREGELNPKRWIALTVILVAAFMDMLDSTILNVAIPSIRTDLDAGYADIQWVTAGYQLAFALLLILGGRLGDIYGRKRIFQIGVAGFTLASLAAAVSVDPGMLIVSRLAQGGFASIMVPQVLAIIHVSFPPQERAKAFGMFGTVAGLAALTGLSLGGLLVEWNLFGLEWRLVFLINIPVGLFGLIVGQKSIVESKAPVALRLDILGAVLAAVTLFLLVFPLIQGRELGWPAWGFVLLALTPVSLFVFIRQQQARTRKDGSPLVALNLFRLRSFSSALSVQLAFNVGVGVFFLSWSLYMQVGLGWSPIRAGLTSLPFCITTFVTSALSYAFLAAKMGRKLLQLGAVLVLLGLGSYIWVVEHYGSEATSWKMALPLALFGLGFGMVMSPIPDMATSEAPRQDAGSASGLVNTNQQLGFAVGTALVSVIFFGALGGNAADNSREAAPQLRKDLAAVSVTGADADRVVDYFVQCTSDQAKEKDWTVQAPSCAKAPSELTGNPKVAAVFADTGKHTNALTFADTFSHALRWFIGGMVLTLLLTFLLPRKNAAHGEQGEAGAEPKAVAENA, encoded by the coding sequence GTGACCGCTCTGGAAGCAACGTCGTCCGGGGAGCGGGAGGGAGAGCTCAATCCCAAGCGCTGGATCGCGTTGACCGTGATCCTCGTGGCCGCGTTCATGGACATGCTCGACAGCACGATCCTGAACGTGGCGATCCCCTCCATCCGAACCGATCTCGACGCCGGCTACGCGGACATCCAGTGGGTCACCGCCGGCTACCAGCTCGCCTTCGCCCTGCTGCTGATCCTCGGCGGCCGGCTCGGCGACATCTACGGCCGCAAGCGGATCTTCCAGATCGGCGTGGCGGGCTTCACCCTCGCCTCGCTGGCCGCGGCCGTGTCGGTCGACCCGGGCATGCTGATCGTGTCCCGGCTGGCCCAGGGCGGCTTCGCCTCGATCATGGTGCCGCAGGTCCTGGCCATCATCCACGTCAGCTTCCCGCCGCAGGAGCGCGCCAAGGCGTTCGGCATGTTCGGCACGGTGGCCGGTCTCGCCGCGCTCACCGGACTGAGCCTCGGCGGCCTGCTCGTCGAGTGGAACCTGTTCGGCCTGGAATGGCGGCTGGTGTTCCTCATCAACATCCCCGTCGGCCTCTTCGGTCTGATCGTCGGGCAGAAGAGCATCGTCGAGTCCAAGGCGCCGGTGGCGCTGCGGCTGGACATCCTCGGCGCGGTCCTCGCCGCCGTCACCCTGTTCCTGCTCGTCTTCCCGCTCATCCAGGGGCGCGAGCTGGGCTGGCCGGCCTGGGGCTTCGTCCTGCTGGCGCTGACGCCGGTGTCGCTGTTCGTGTTCATCCGCCAGCAGCAGGCCCGTACCCGCAAGGACGGCTCGCCGCTGGTCGCGCTCAACCTGTTCCGGCTGCGCAGCTTCTCCTCCGCGCTGAGCGTGCAGCTGGCGTTCAACGTCGGCGTGGGCGTGTTCTTCCTGTCCTGGAGCCTGTACATGCAGGTCGGCCTGGGCTGGAGCCCGATCCGCGCCGGTCTGACCAGCCTGCCGTTCTGCATCACCACCTTCGTCACCTCGGCGCTGTCGTACGCCTTCCTCGCCGCGAAGATGGGGCGCAAGCTCCTGCAACTCGGCGCGGTGCTGGTGCTGCTGGGCCTCGGCTCCTACATCTGGGTGGTCGAGCACTACGGCAGTGAGGCCACCAGCTGGAAGATGGCGCTCCCGCTGGCCCTCTTCGGGCTCGGCTTCGGCATGGTCATGTCCCCGATCCCGGACATGGCCACCAGCGAGGCCCCGCGGCAGGACGCCGGCTCGGCCTCCGGCCTGGTCAACACCAACCAGCAGCTCGGGTTCGCCGTCGGCACGGCCCTGGTCAGCGTCATCTTCTTCGGCGCCCTCGGCGGCAACGCGGCCGACAACTCCCGGGAGGCGGCCCCGCAGCTGCGCAAGGACCTGGCCGCCGTGTCGGTCACCGGGGCGGACGCGGACCGGGTCGTGGACTACTTCGTGCAGTGCACGAGCGACCAGGCGAAGGAGAAGGACTGGACCGTCCAGGCGCCGAGCTGCGCCAAGGCCCCGTCCGAGCTCACCGGCAACCCGAAGGTCGCCGCGGTGTTCGCCGACACGGGCAAGCACACCAACGCGCTCACCTTCGCCGACACCTTCTCCCACGCGCTGCGCTGGTTCATCGGCGGCATGGTCCTCACCCTGCTGCTGACGTTCCTGCTGCCCCGCAAGAACGCGGCGCACGGCGAGCAGGGCGAGGCCGGCGCGGAGCCCAAGGCCGTGGCGGAGAACGCCTGA
- a CDS encoding TOMM precursor leader peptide-binding protein, translated as MIRPASEKPRLGFKEHLTVQIVPGEAVYLMSGRRVTTLHGAEICHLAELLDGARTRDAVLAEASGRLPAERTLRLLDRLTEAGLLAELPASRADDAAERAYWEAAGLSGGAVRPAATVHTLAVGGVGPETLHTAAVAAGLRTGPAAEADLVLVACDDYLDPRLRELDREYREAGRCWLPIQLHGTETWIGPFLGVPDGPCWSCLAERLWRSRPVEARLQQGLGRSGPLPRRPCAVPASLLAGLHLAVLEAVKWLAGLRHPGQDALWTLNGLMLTGGHHPVSRRPQCPDCGDPTLVAARVEAPVVLTSRPKADSGGGGHRALGPEEMLRRYGHHVDPLTGLVREIRRDPRGPAFLNVFHAGHNLALTHHDPRGWRTGLRATSAGKGSTPLRAKVSALAEVLERHSGHLQGDEPMLHASYDALGEEAVHPDSVQLFAACQFTGRARWNAEHGAFQQVCEPFDEGREIEWTPVWSLTEERRRLLPTALLYFGASRLAGRPYCLATSNGVAAGASLEDAVLQGFLELVERDAVALWWYNRLRRPGVDLGSFEDPWIAELRTVHASLHREVWALDLTADLGIPTVVALSRRTDKAGEDITLGFGAHFDPRIALHRALTELNQMLPYVVDAGADGGGYGTDDAEVLRWMRTARAAELPYLRPDPERPAMNADTHAYRPRGDLREDVAEAERIVREAGLDMLVLDQTRPDVGLPVARVIVPGLRPHWARFAPGRLYDVPVRSKDLTEPTRYEDLNPVPLFL; from the coding sequence GTGATCCGGCCGGCTTCGGAGAAGCCCCGCCTGGGCTTCAAGGAACACCTGACGGTCCAGATCGTCCCCGGCGAAGCGGTCTACCTGATGTCCGGGCGACGTGTCACCACGTTGCACGGCGCGGAGATCTGCCACCTCGCGGAGCTGCTGGACGGCGCCAGGACGCGCGACGCCGTCCTCGCGGAGGCGTCCGGGCGACTGCCGGCCGAGCGGACGCTGCGGCTGCTCGACCGTCTCACCGAAGCCGGCCTGCTGGCCGAACTGCCCGCGTCGCGGGCCGACGATGCCGCGGAGCGCGCCTACTGGGAAGCCGCCGGTCTCAGCGGCGGCGCCGTCCGCCCCGCGGCCACCGTGCACACCCTGGCGGTGGGGGGCGTCGGCCCCGAGACACTGCACACCGCCGCCGTGGCGGCCGGCCTGCGCACCGGGCCGGCCGCCGAGGCGGACCTGGTCCTGGTGGCCTGCGACGACTACCTCGACCCCCGGCTGCGCGAACTCGACCGGGAGTACCGGGAGGCCGGACGCTGCTGGCTGCCGATCCAGCTGCACGGCACCGAGACCTGGATCGGCCCGTTCCTCGGTGTCCCGGACGGCCCGTGCTGGTCGTGCCTGGCCGAGCGGCTGTGGCGCAGCCGCCCGGTCGAGGCCCGGCTCCAGCAGGGGCTGGGCCGCTCCGGCCCGCTGCCCCGCCGCCCCTGCGCGGTCCCGGCGAGCCTGCTCGCCGGGCTTCACCTGGCCGTGCTGGAGGCGGTCAAGTGGCTGGCCGGCCTGCGCCACCCCGGTCAGGACGCGCTGTGGACCCTGAACGGGCTGATGCTGACGGGCGGCCACCATCCGGTGAGCCGGCGCCCGCAGTGCCCGGACTGCGGCGACCCCACCCTGGTCGCCGCCCGGGTCGAGGCGCCCGTGGTGCTGACGTCCCGCCCCAAGGCGGACAGCGGCGGCGGCGGGCATCGGGCCCTCGGCCCGGAGGAGATGCTCCGGCGCTACGGCCATCACGTGGACCCGCTCACCGGCCTCGTCCGGGAGATCCGCCGTGACCCGCGCGGGCCGGCCTTCCTCAACGTGTTCCACGCCGGGCACAACCTGGCCCTGACCCACCACGACCCGCGCGGCTGGCGCACCGGACTGCGCGCCACCAGCGCGGGCAAGGGCAGCACCCCGCTGCGGGCGAAGGTGAGCGCGCTGGCCGAGGTGCTGGAGCGGCACAGCGGCCACCTCCAGGGCGACGAGCCGATGCTGCACGCGAGCTACGACGCGCTCGGCGAGGAGGCGGTCCACCCCGACTCCGTCCAGCTCTTCGCCGCCTGCCAGTTCACCGGCCGCGCCCGCTGGAACGCCGAACACGGCGCGTTCCAGCAGGTCTGCGAGCCCTTCGACGAGGGCCGGGAGATCGAGTGGACCCCGGTGTGGTCGCTCACCGAGGAGCGGCGCCGGCTGCTGCCCACGGCCCTGCTCTACTTCGGCGCGTCCCGCCTCGCGGGCCGCCCGTACTGCCTCGCCACCTCCAACGGGGTGGCCGCGGGCGCCTCTCTCGAGGACGCGGTCCTCCAGGGGTTCCTGGAGCTCGTCGAACGGGACGCGGTAGCCCTGTGGTGGTACAACCGGCTGCGCCGGCCCGGGGTGGACCTCGGTTCCTTCGAGGACCCCTGGATCGCCGAACTGCGCACGGTCCACGCCTCCTTGCACCGTGAGGTGTGGGCCCTCGACCTCACCGCCGACCTCGGCATTCCCACCGTCGTCGCGCTGTCGCGCCGTACCGACAAGGCCGGTGAGGACATCACGCTCGGCTTCGGCGCGCACTTCGACCCGCGGATCGCGCTGCACCGCGCCCTCACCGAACTGAACCAGATGCTCCCCTACGTCGTGGACGCGGGCGCCGACGGCGGCGGCTACGGAACCGACGACGCCGAGGTGCTGCGCTGGATGCGCACCGCCCGGGCCGCCGAACTCCCGTATCTGCGGCCCGATCCGGAGCGTCCCGCGATGAACGCGGACACCCACGCGTACCGGCCCCGGGGGGATCTGCGGGAGGATGTCGCCGAGGCGGAGCGGATCGTCCGCGAGGCCGGACTGGACATGCTCGTGCTCGACCAGACCCGTCCCGACGTGGGGCTGCCGGTGGCCCGCGTCATCGTCCCCGGGCTCCGCCCCCACTGGGCCCGGTTCGCACCCGGCCGTCTCTACGACGTGCCGGTGCGCAGCAAGGACCTGACCGAACCGACCCGCTACGAGGACCTCAACCCGGTCCCCCTGTTCCTGTGA
- a CDS encoding SagB family peptide dehydrogenase gives MRQDIVVDPDTDPEEALLLETPWEDLRIKEPSAALREAVRRMQLGPSAIPNILASASDSPGGAEKLLDELRPLQHLVVRTLAVGAVPLLSVVPISGQARFTRLKPLLGRVCRLSRFAVIRCAPGGLSVESSLVDHKVELHHPGVMGMLGRIDGSADDFDAPHLPVVEAVRSYLVAAGVLVVADEPAGHGPGGDGPVFAEDRDPALTGWSPDELMVHSGSRRERFGRPRGAAFAQVGRMPPPPVVKPPAAADPGRPAHRITLARPDLDGPAAADASLTAVLEPGARPAVEDGELSLDRLGALLYRAARVRAMLPPADFDPAGYPTSERPYLSVDDSYALEVYVLADEGASCLPPGAYHYRPLDHCLERMGGDPGAAADLAGAARSGEAGPDGEPTVLIAISARFARAAYKFSGTAYTNVLKDVGALQQTLTLVARAMGLQSRVLPVGDADAFQRAVGMDWRVESSVGDMAISSRIPPS, from the coding sequence TTGAGGCAGGACATCGTTGTCGATCCGGACACCGATCCCGAGGAGGCCCTCCTGCTGGAGACGCCCTGGGAGGATCTCCGGATCAAGGAGCCCAGCGCCGCCCTGCGCGAAGCCGTGCGCCGGATGCAGCTCGGCCCGTCGGCCATCCCCAACATCCTGGCCTCGGCGTCGGACTCGCCCGGCGGCGCGGAGAAACTGCTGGACGAACTCCGGCCGTTGCAGCACCTGGTGGTGCGCACGCTGGCCGTCGGCGCGGTGCCGCTGCTCTCCGTGGTGCCGATCTCCGGGCAGGCCCGGTTCACCCGGCTGAAGCCGCTGCTGGGCCGGGTCTGCAGGCTCTCCCGGTTCGCCGTGATCCGCTGTGCTCCGGGCGGCCTGTCCGTGGAGTCCTCGCTCGTCGACCACAAGGTGGAGCTGCACCACCCGGGCGTCATGGGGATGCTGGGCCGGATCGACGGCTCGGCGGACGACTTCGACGCGCCGCACCTTCCCGTGGTGGAGGCGGTCCGGTCGTATCTGGTCGCCGCCGGTGTGCTGGTGGTCGCCGACGAGCCCGCCGGGCACGGTCCGGGCGGCGACGGGCCCGTCTTCGCGGAGGACCGCGATCCCGCGCTCACCGGCTGGTCCCCGGACGAGCTGATGGTGCACTCCGGCAGCCGCCGGGAGCGCTTCGGCCGCCCGCGCGGAGCCGCCTTCGCCCAGGTCGGCCGGATGCCCCCGCCGCCGGTGGTCAAGCCGCCGGCCGCGGCCGACCCGGGCCGCCCCGCGCACCGGATCACCCTCGCCCGGCCCGATCTGGACGGACCGGCGGCCGCCGACGCGTCCCTCACCGCGGTGCTGGAGCCCGGCGCCCGTCCGGCCGTCGAGGACGGCGAGCTGTCGCTGGACCGGCTCGGCGCGCTGCTGTACCGGGCGGCCCGGGTCCGCGCCATGCTGCCGCCGGCCGACTTCGATCCGGCCGGCTACCCGACGAGCGAGCGCCCGTACCTCAGCGTCGACGACAGTTACGCGCTGGAGGTCTACGTTCTGGCCGACGAGGGGGCGTCCTGTCTGCCGCCGGGCGCCTACCACTACCGGCCGCTCGACCACTGCCTGGAGCGGATGGGCGGCGATCCGGGCGCCGCGGCCGACCTGGCGGGCGCGGCGCGCAGCGGGGAGGCGGGACCGGACGGGGAGCCGACCGTGCTCATCGCCATATCCGCCCGGTTCGCCCGCGCCGCCTACAAGTTCAGCGGCACCGCCTACACCAACGTCCTCAAGGACGTGGGAGCGCTCCAGCAGACACTGACGTTGGTGGCACGTGCCATGGGACTGCAGTCCCGCGTCCTGCCGGTCGGAGACGCGGACGCCTTTCAGCGGGCCGTCGGTATGGACTGGCGGGTGGAGTCCAGCGTCGGAGACATGGCCATCTCGAGTCGTATACCGCCGAGTTGA
- a CDS encoding sensor histidine kinase, whose translation MEPNDLPADEAEATAAHLAPRIAAGITTVVLLAFGFVAVTYLTAAPHSAARLAVALGLLGLVLALQFFISFPRLLPRVAPGLASRLGRHRWFLLLLQALLTYVPFLQFGLAWLPLPGLLAGSALLVLRDARQGWTAFGLVVLSTDLLQFGIGLGWRNVSYTTVSTILTGLVVFGLSRLTDLVSEVHRSRAELAQFAVTQERLRFARDLHDLLGYSLSTITLKCELAYRLTPVTADQTRQEISEVLDISRQALADVRAVAHGYREMSLCAEVRAAQAMLSTLGVQAKVDVASDSLSTEVDTVLATVFREGLTNILRHSEVRRCEIETGRRAGAVWFRLANDGVVRTGSVQGARQGGGSGIKNLTFRVERLGGRLTAGVDHNGWFELRLEMPLGEVPAPRTPVPS comes from the coding sequence ATGGAACCCAACGATCTGCCGGCCGATGAGGCCGAGGCGACGGCAGCGCACCTCGCACCCAGGATCGCGGCGGGCATCACCACGGTCGTCCTGCTGGCCTTCGGCTTCGTGGCGGTCACCTATCTGACGGCCGCCCCGCACTCGGCGGCCCGGCTGGCCGTGGCACTGGGGCTGCTCGGTCTGGTGCTGGCGCTGCAGTTCTTCATCTCCTTCCCGCGGCTGCTGCCGAGGGTGGCGCCCGGCCTGGCTTCACGGCTGGGCCGGCACCGGTGGTTCCTGCTGCTTCTGCAGGCGCTGCTGACCTATGTGCCCTTCCTGCAGTTCGGGCTGGCCTGGCTGCCGTTGCCCGGGCTGCTGGCGGGGTCGGCGCTGCTGGTGCTGCGCGACGCGCGTCAGGGGTGGACGGCGTTCGGCCTGGTCGTCCTGAGCACGGACCTGCTGCAGTTCGGCATCGGGCTCGGCTGGCGGAACGTTTCTTACACCACCGTGTCCACGATCCTGACCGGGCTCGTGGTGTTCGGCCTGTCCCGGCTCACCGACCTGGTCTCCGAGGTGCACCGCTCCCGTGCCGAGCTGGCGCAGTTCGCGGTCACCCAGGAGCGGTTGCGCTTCGCCCGGGACCTGCACGACCTGCTCGGCTACAGCCTGTCCACGATCACCCTCAAATGCGAGCTCGCCTACCGGCTGACGCCGGTGACCGCCGACCAGACCCGGCAGGAGATCTCCGAGGTCCTCGACATCTCCCGGCAGGCGCTCGCCGACGTCCGGGCGGTCGCCCACGGGTACCGGGAGATGTCCCTGTGCGCCGAGGTGCGCGCCGCCCAGGCCATGCTCTCGACGCTCGGCGTGCAGGCGAAGGTCGACGTGGCGTCCGACTCGCTGTCGACCGAGGTGGACACCGTGCTGGCCACGGTGTTCCGCGAGGGACTGACCAACATCCTGCGGCACAGCGAGGTCAGGCGGTGCGAGATCGAGACCGGCCGCCGGGCCGGCGCGGTCTGGTTCCGGCTGGCCAACGACGGTGTGGTCCGCACCGGTTCGGTCCAGGGCGCGCGGCAGGGGGGCGGCAGCGGCATCAAGAACCTGACGTTCCGCGTGGAACGCCTCGGCGGACGCCTCACGGCCGGCGTGGACCACAACGGCTGGTTCGAACTCCGCCTGGAGATGCCCCTGGGCGAGGTCCCGGCGCCCCGGACACCCGTACCGTCCTGA
- a CDS encoding response regulator transcription factor, whose product MIRVLLAEDLHMLRRALVSLLSLEGDIEVVAELANGSEVVARALECRPDVAVLDIDLPGTDGISVASALYTTLPECRTLILTGLGQPGHLRRAVAAHAQGFLPKDAEPERLTAAIRAIARGERAFDATLALAALETEPGALTSREVEVLRLAAQGEEAAQIARKLHLATGTVRNYLTTAVTKLGARNRVDAIRIARESGWL is encoded by the coding sequence GTGATCAGAGTCTTGCTGGCTGAGGATCTCCACATGCTGCGCAGGGCACTTGTCTCCCTGCTGAGCCTCGAAGGGGACATAGAGGTCGTCGCGGAGCTGGCGAACGGTTCGGAGGTCGTGGCGCGCGCACTGGAGTGCCGGCCCGACGTCGCCGTGCTGGACATCGACCTGCCCGGCACCGACGGGATCAGTGTGGCGTCCGCGCTGTACACCACGCTCCCGGAGTGCCGCACCCTGATCCTCACCGGTCTGGGGCAGCCGGGCCATCTGCGCCGGGCGGTGGCCGCCCATGCCCAGGGCTTCCTGCCCAAGGACGCCGAGCCGGAGCGGCTGACCGCCGCCATCCGGGCCATCGCCAGGGGCGAGCGCGCGTTCGACGCGACGCTCGCCCTCGCCGCGCTGGAGACCGAGCCGGGCGCGCTCACCTCCCGCGAGGTCGAGGTGCTGCGGCTGGCGGCCCAGGGCGAGGAGGCGGCCCAGATAGCGAGGAAGCTCCACCTCGCCACCGGCACCGTGCGCAACTACCTGACCACCGCGGTCACCAAGCTGGGTGCCCGCAACCGGGTGGACGCCATCAGGATCGCCCGCGAATCGGGCTGGCTGTGA
- a CDS encoding acyl-CoA dehydrogenase family protein has protein sequence MSVATLSTLSTRDLSAAAGELAALSAEHAAAADATGRLSPDVVTALRASGFARHFVSARFGGAEGTVADFVRGVLRVSASCAATGWCVALLAASSRYAAHLPEQGHEKLWGSGADALIATGLVPAGTAEPAENGYRLSGRWQYISGVDFADWVLLCANVSEEDAGPRFFALPRGTFGVVQSWDCVGMRATGSHTVVVDDVFVPAHLSFARAEMETGVNSWSPLPAHNIPFQAIGATTFAAPAVGAAQGALAASLRVLKGKRLTEAVQIELVRATARIDSARHLVEQNAAVIDDRTFTPTFLARNQRNASFAGEQAAEAVTALVRVAGTAGLSGSGELQRVWRDVTTATSHVALRYDITRAAANYSTALIEQAI, from the coding sequence ATGAGCGTCGCCACCCTCTCCACCCTCTCCACCCGCGACCTGTCGGCGGCGGCCGGCGAGCTGGCCGCCCTGTCGGCCGAGCACGCCGCGGCCGCCGACGCCACGGGGCGTCTGTCCCCGGACGTCGTCACCGCCCTGCGCGCGAGCGGCTTCGCACGGCACTTCGTCTCCGCGCGCTTCGGCGGCGCCGAGGGGACCGTCGCCGACTTCGTGCGGGGCGTGCTGCGGGTGTCGGCCTCGTGCGCCGCCACCGGCTGGTGCGTCGCGCTGCTGGCCGCGTCCTCCCGCTACGCCGCGCACCTGCCCGAGCAGGGGCACGAGAAGCTGTGGGGGTCGGGCGCCGACGCCCTCATCGCCACCGGTCTGGTGCCGGCGGGCACGGCGGAGCCGGCCGAGAACGGCTACCGGCTCTCCGGCCGCTGGCAGTACATCAGCGGCGTCGACTTCGCGGACTGGGTGCTGCTGTGCGCGAACGTGTCCGAGGAGGACGCGGGGCCGCGCTTCTTCGCGCTGCCCCGCGGGACCTTCGGCGTGGTGCAGTCCTGGGACTGCGTCGGCATGCGGGCCACCGGCAGCCACACCGTGGTGGTCGACGACGTGTTCGTGCCGGCCCATCTGTCCTTCGCCCGCGCGGAGATGGAGACCGGCGTCAACAGCTGGTCCCCGCTGCCCGCGCACAACATCCCCTTCCAGGCGATCGGGGCCACCACCTTCGCCGCCCCCGCCGTGGGCGCCGCCCAGGGCGCGCTGGCGGCCTCCCTCCGCGTGCTGAAGGGCAAGCGGCTCACCGAGGCGGTGCAGATCGAGCTGGTCCGGGCGACGGCGCGGATCGACTCGGCGCGTCATCTGGTCGAGCAGAACGCCGCCGTGATCGACGACCGCACTTTCACGCCAACCTTTTTGGCACGCAATCAGCGGAATGCCTCATTCGCCGGCGAACAGGCGGCCGAAGCGGTCACGGCGCTGGTGCGCGTGGCGGGCACGGCGGGGCTGAGCGGCTCGGGTGAGCTGCAACGCGTCTGGCGTGACGTCACGACGGCGACCAGTCATGTGGCGCTGCGCTACGACATCACCCGGGCAGCGGCGAACTACAGCACGGCACTTATCGAACAAGCCATCTGA
- a CDS encoding winged helix DNA-binding domain-containing protein codes for MSTSAGPVLGVRALNRALIHRQLLAERSTMPPVRAVAHLAGLQAQAPNPPYIGLWTRLADFAVEDLAALVRERKVVRIALMRSTIHLVTDDDCLALRPLLAEMLARTVKGQFGRQVAGLDTDEIAELGAELAEERTLTFAELGALMAQRLPGHDAGALAQTVRNLVPLVQVPPRGLWGHSGQAAHTTVERWLGRGLDPDASLDTYVRRYLAAFGPASVKDMQKWSGLTRLKEAFTRLGPALRTYRDESGTVLYDLAGTRLPDPSEELPARYLPEFDNILLSHADRERIMAAEHRPRVFTSNGIIRATFLIDGFVRGLWRIDRAKDAATLVVEPFVPLARRDVAELTAEGERLLSFAASGTGRHDIRFETVG; via the coding sequence GTGAGTACCTCCGCAGGCCCGGTCCTCGGTGTACGGGCGCTCAACCGTGCGCTGATCCACCGCCAGTTGCTCGCCGAGCGGTCCACGATGCCGCCCGTGCGGGCCGTCGCCCACCTGGCCGGGTTGCAGGCCCAGGCCCCCAACCCGCCGTACATCGGGCTGTGGACCCGGCTCGCGGACTTCGCGGTCGAGGACCTGGCGGCCCTGGTCCGGGAGCGGAAGGTGGTGCGCATCGCCCTGATGCGCTCCACCATCCACCTCGTCACCGACGACGACTGCCTCGCCCTGCGTCCGCTGCTGGCCGAGATGCTGGCCCGCACGGTCAAGGGGCAGTTCGGCCGGCAGGTCGCGGGCCTGGACACCGACGAGATCGCCGAGCTGGGCGCGGAGCTGGCCGAGGAGCGCACGCTCACCTTCGCCGAGCTGGGCGCGCTGATGGCGCAGCGCCTGCCGGGCCACGACGCGGGCGCGCTGGCGCAGACCGTGCGCAACCTGGTGCCGCTGGTCCAGGTCCCGCCGCGCGGGCTCTGGGGCCACAGCGGCCAGGCCGCCCACACCACCGTCGAGCGCTGGCTGGGCCGCGGGCTCGACCCGGACGCCTCCCTCGACACCTATGTACGGCGCTACCTGGCCGCGTTCGGCCCGGCGAGCGTCAAGGACATGCAGAAGTGGTCCGGCCTGACCCGGCTGAAGGAGGCGTTCACCCGGCTCGGACCGGCCCTGCGCACCTACCGGGACGAGAGCGGGACCGTCCTCTACGACCTGGCCGGGACTCGGCTGCCGGACCCGTCCGAGGAACTGCCCGCCCGGTACCTGCCCGAGTTCGACAACATCCTGCTCTCGCACGCCGACCGGGAACGGATCATGGCGGCGGAGCACCGTCCGAGGGTCTTCACCAGCAACGGCATCATCCGCGCCACCTTCCTGATCGACGGCTTCGTGCGGGGCCTGTGGCGGATCGACCGCGCCAAGGACGCCGCCACCCTGGTCGTCGAGCCCTTCGTCCCCCTGGCACGCCGGGACGTCGCCGAACTGACCGCGGAGGGGGAGCGGCTGCTGAGCTTCGCCGCCTCCGGGACCGGGCGCCACGACATCCGGTTCGAGACGGTCGGCTGA